In a single window of the Luteibacter rhizovicinus DSM 16549 genome:
- a CDS encoding sensor histidine kinase, producing MLFVLVAVLTVAAGRFTGGRPSRMQTVVNLLEALREGDYGVRASGAERPDDFGDIARRFNELAVRLQDEQRGLQESLQLLSKTLAALDGAVFAFERDGRLRLVNPAGERILARPAAELLGAEASALGLSPLFEVTSGDIVPYAFAGQAGRWQVGHATLRSRSQEGRLLVVQPMERALREEEAQAFRRLLRVLSHEITNSMTPIGSMVETLQGLLPGAGRVLDDDVDADLRHGLDVIGQRSAALQRFIGHYAQLARLPPPQPATVDVASLCERVAWLFDDARIRVVAGEAVSLRGDRDQLEQVLINLLRNAVEAGGEEEVLLSWRRLDARVVVEVSDLGPGLPASGNLFVPFFTTKAHGAGIGLALSRQIVEAQDGTLDLHARESARGVVARMTLPMAEGD from the coding sequence GTGTTATTCGTCCTGGTGGCGGTGCTTACCGTCGCCGCTGGGCGTTTCACCGGCGGGCGTCCCAGCCGGATGCAAACGGTGGTGAACCTGCTTGAAGCCCTGCGCGAAGGGGATTACGGCGTACGCGCTTCGGGTGCCGAGCGTCCCGACGATTTCGGTGACATCGCGCGCCGCTTCAACGAGCTGGCGGTACGGCTCCAGGACGAGCAGCGCGGACTTCAGGAGTCGTTACAACTGCTCAGCAAGACGCTGGCCGCCCTGGATGGCGCCGTGTTCGCGTTCGAGCGCGACGGTCGTCTGCGCCTGGTCAATCCCGCCGGCGAGCGCATCCTGGCGCGGCCGGCCGCCGAGCTGTTGGGGGCGGAAGCGTCTGCGCTGGGCCTTTCCCCGTTGTTCGAGGTGACCTCGGGCGACATCGTTCCGTACGCGTTCGCCGGACAGGCGGGTCGCTGGCAAGTGGGCCACGCCACGTTGCGTAGCCGTAGCCAGGAAGGTCGATTACTGGTCGTGCAACCGATGGAACGGGCGTTGCGCGAGGAGGAAGCGCAGGCGTTCCGTCGCCTGCTTCGTGTGCTCAGCCACGAGATCACCAACTCCATGACACCGATCGGCTCGATGGTGGAAACGCTGCAAGGGCTCCTGCCTGGCGCGGGGAGGGTGCTCGACGATGACGTCGACGCAGATCTGCGCCACGGGCTGGACGTGATCGGCCAGCGTAGCGCCGCGTTGCAACGGTTCATCGGTCATTACGCCCAGCTTGCCCGGTTGCCGCCGCCGCAACCGGCGACGGTGGATGTCGCTTCGTTGTGCGAGCGGGTAGCGTGGCTCTTCGACGATGCGCGTATTCGCGTAGTGGCGGGCGAAGCGGTGAGCCTGCGCGGCGATCGCGACCAGCTCGAGCAGGTGCTGATCAACCTGCTGCGCAACGCGGTGGAGGCCGGTGGCGAGGAGGAGGTGCTCCTCAGTTGGCGTCGCCTCGACGCACGTGTGGTGGTCGAGGTGAGCGATCTGGGGCCTGGACTTCCGGCAAGCGGGAACCTGTTCGTGCCCTTCTTTACGACGAAGGCGCATGGCGCCGGAATCGGGCTGGCGCTGTCGCGGCAGATAGTGGAGGCGCAGGACGGAACGTTGGACCTGCACGCGCGGGAGAGTGCGCGAGGTGTGGTGGCGCGGATGACTCTCCCGATGGCCGAAGGCGACTGA
- a CDS encoding sigma-54-dependent transcriptional regulator: MTELSRPGGALPHVLVVDDQDAVRDALRLLLKHSGYRSSEAATPADALSMIQGDDLAAVLVDMNYGRDTTSGEEGLALIRELTARRPDLPVIAMTAWASIELAVEAMREGAVDFIEKPWQNARLLSVLESRIALKHRERDVRRLSDAQALLLDDGEIFVAESLAMRRLMDDVARIATSDAAVLLLGENGSGKSVLAKRIHRLSPRRARPFVKVDIGGLAPTLFEAELFGHVKGAYTDARQDRAGRFETADGGSLFLDEIGNLPLEQQPKLLRVLEGGEFERLGASRTQRVDVRVIAATNADLDTEVDAGRFREDLLYRLSVFPLRLPPLRERREDIVPLARHYLATASRRYRRDPPVLDTSVERALLEHTWAGNVRELAHAMERAALLGGDRVSTDDLRLRKPTKPRGMEDMTLDDAEAAMLRVAIERHDGNLLRAAEHLGITRQRLYRRMEKYGLQRDDAE; encoded by the coding sequence ATGACCGAACTCTCTCGTCCAGGCGGTGCGCTGCCGCATGTTCTCGTGGTCGACGACCAGGACGCCGTGCGCGACGCGCTTCGCCTGTTGTTGAAACACTCGGGCTACCGAAGCAGCGAAGCGGCGACGCCTGCTGACGCGTTGTCGATGATTCAGGGCGACGATCTCGCGGCCGTCCTTGTCGACATGAACTACGGCCGCGACACCACCTCCGGCGAAGAAGGTCTTGCGCTCATCCGTGAACTCACGGCGCGCAGGCCCGACCTTCCGGTGATCGCCATGACCGCCTGGGCCAGCATCGAGCTGGCGGTGGAAGCGATGCGCGAGGGTGCGGTCGATTTCATCGAGAAGCCCTGGCAGAACGCGCGGCTGCTCAGCGTCCTCGAATCACGTATCGCGCTGAAACACCGGGAGCGCGACGTCCGCCGCCTGAGCGACGCCCAGGCCTTGCTGCTCGACGATGGCGAGATCTTCGTGGCCGAGTCGTTGGCGATGCGCCGACTGATGGACGACGTCGCGCGTATCGCGACGAGCGATGCCGCCGTTCTCCTGCTGGGGGAGAATGGCAGCGGCAAGAGCGTGCTGGCCAAGCGTATCCATCGGTTGTCGCCGCGCCGCGCGCGACCCTTCGTCAAGGTGGATATCGGTGGTCTGGCACCGACGCTGTTCGAGGCCGAGCTGTTCGGCCACGTCAAGGGCGCCTATACCGACGCGCGGCAGGATCGCGCCGGCCGATTCGAGACGGCGGACGGTGGCAGCTTGTTCCTCGACGAGATCGGCAACCTGCCGCTGGAACAGCAGCCCAAGCTGCTGCGCGTGCTGGAAGGCGGTGAGTTCGAGCGCCTGGGTGCGTCACGCACGCAGCGCGTGGATGTGCGCGTGATCGCAGCCACCAACGCCGACCTCGACACCGAAGTGGATGCCGGCCGCTTTCGAGAGGACCTGCTTTACCGCCTCAGCGTGTTTCCGCTGCGCCTTCCGCCGCTGCGCGAACGTCGCGAGGACATCGTGCCGCTCGCGCGTCACTACCTCGCCACCGCGAGTCGCCGGTATCGTCGCGATCCGCCCGTACTCGATACCTCGGTCGAACGCGCGCTGCTCGAACACACCTGGGCCGGCAACGTGCGCGAACTGGCACATGCGATGGAGCGCGCGGCGCTACTCGGCGGCGATCGCGTCAGCACCGACGATCTGCGTCTGCGCAAGCCGACGAAACCGCGCGGTATGGAAGACATGACCCTCGACGATGCCGAAGCGGCGATGCTGCGCGTGGCCATCGAGCGTCACGACGGCAACCTGCTGCGTGCGGCGGAACATCTCGGCATCACTCGCCAGCGGCTGTATCGGCGGATGGAGAAGTACGGGCTCCAGCGCGATGATGCGGAGTAG
- a CDS encoding ADOP family duplicated permease: MMPAAVVLTELRQSWRGLLRRPAFLLLATFTLALGVATITAMFALVDQALLKPLPFPHADRLVTMGTYMDENVYGAAPAYYAPLRAMSSIEAAGTADGPGDVNIAPGGRPQVAVAMHADRAFFDVLGLPMALGRNFDDAENRPHGPGAVILTDAFWRARFGADPSVVGRTLEVEGQGMQIVGVLPKAFQWPWGADIVLSMQPDLASRDMSTNQMVVGRMKPGATVTGTAAETAAALTPLFLSSSDDMARMREALREQPPSALPLLTGVFAPDTGKTLGLFLGASACVLLIAVINLASLILLRSLSRTHASAVRAALGSSTGRLSLPAFGEGLLIGVLGAVFGLLLAWLGLRLIGDIVPPEWLRGEPVGLTGMSVVFALVAGLAAAIGATVLAVLRGRRRDWRSELVGGGRSGLSREDGRTGRALVVAQIAVAVVLLVGAALFTRTLHELESVPMGFTSRNVTTFALSPVKQRYATIADVSALSRKLLERLRRLPQAEAAGVSTNLPTGSQLNWPIVLPNGSMVGTQYRLMTAGFLEAVGVPLLSGRGISDSDVAGADPVCVVSASFARQYFGVEDALGHTVMLRVDNTRQVPLRVVGVVGDVRQRGPAEPSPPILYTALAQVPEAMWSIMREFGPLNVAVHLRPGTGLNDGTLRDVVNEVAPGQPISNLRTLETVVASTTAAQRLNLLLVGLFAGLALLLASVGLYAVMSVAVAAHRHDYGVRAALGATRHRLLFTVIRSAALQVGLGLAVGLAASMVLSRLLTSFLFGVQALDPLAIGAVLLVLGLSALLASVPPAWRAARVRPMQALRID; the protein is encoded by the coding sequence ATGATGCCTGCCGCGGTCGTCCTCACCGAACTTCGCCAGTCGTGGCGCGGTCTGCTGCGCCGACCGGCCTTCTTGCTGCTGGCCACGTTCACGCTGGCGCTCGGCGTGGCGACGATCACCGCCATGTTCGCGTTGGTCGATCAAGCGCTGCTCAAGCCGCTGCCTTTTCCCCATGCCGACCGGCTCGTCACCATGGGCACGTACATGGACGAGAACGTGTACGGCGCGGCGCCCGCCTATTACGCGCCACTTCGGGCGATGTCTTCCATCGAAGCCGCCGGCACGGCCGATGGTCCCGGCGACGTGAACATTGCTCCCGGCGGCCGGCCACAGGTGGCGGTGGCCATGCATGCCGATCGCGCCTTCTTCGACGTACTGGGTCTGCCAATGGCGCTCGGCCGTAACTTCGACGACGCGGAAAATCGGCCGCACGGACCGGGTGCCGTGATCCTTACGGACGCCTTCTGGCGCGCCCGCTTCGGCGCGGATCCTTCGGTGGTCGGGCGCACGCTGGAGGTCGAGGGGCAGGGCATGCAGATCGTCGGTGTTCTTCCGAAGGCCTTTCAATGGCCGTGGGGTGCGGACATCGTATTGTCGATGCAGCCGGATCTGGCCTCACGCGACATGTCCACCAATCAGATGGTCGTCGGCCGCATGAAGCCGGGCGCGACGGTGACAGGCACGGCGGCAGAAACGGCCGCCGCACTCACGCCGCTGTTTCTTTCATCGTCCGACGACATGGCGAGGATGCGTGAGGCCTTACGAGAGCAACCGCCGTCGGCGCTGCCGTTGCTGACCGGTGTCTTCGCGCCCGATACAGGCAAGACCTTGGGGCTGTTCTTGGGCGCATCTGCCTGTGTCTTGCTGATCGCTGTCATCAACCTCGCCAGCCTCATCCTGTTGCGCTCCTTGTCCCGCACGCATGCGAGCGCCGTCCGCGCCGCTCTCGGCTCGTCGACCGGCCGCCTGAGCCTTCCGGCCTTTGGCGAAGGATTGCTGATCGGAGTGCTCGGCGCGGTGTTCGGCCTTTTGCTGGCGTGGTTAGGGCTACGCTTGATCGGTGACATCGTGCCGCCGGAGTGGCTGCGCGGCGAACCGGTGGGACTGACCGGCATGAGCGTGGTCTTCGCGCTGGTGGCGGGTCTGGCGGCGGCGATCGGCGCCACGGTGCTCGCCGTGCTGCGCGGTCGGCGACGCGACTGGCGGAGCGAACTGGTCGGTGGCGGACGCAGCGGTCTCAGTCGCGAGGATGGGCGCACGGGACGGGCGCTCGTCGTGGCCCAGATCGCCGTCGCCGTCGTGTTGCTGGTGGGTGCGGCCCTGTTCACCCGCACCTTGCATGAACTCGAATCCGTGCCGATGGGCTTCACCAGCCGTAACGTCACCACCTTCGCCCTCTCACCGGTGAAGCAGCGTTACGCGACGATCGCCGACGTCTCGGCGCTGTCGCGCAAGCTCCTGGAACGGTTGCGCCGGTTACCACAGGCAGAGGCGGCGGGCGTCTCCACCAACCTGCCGACGGGCTCGCAACTCAACTGGCCGATCGTGCTTCCCAATGGCTCGATGGTCGGCACGCAATATCGCTTGATGACCGCCGGGTTCCTCGAGGCGGTGGGCGTGCCGTTGTTGTCAGGGCGTGGTATCTCGGACAGCGACGTCGCCGGGGCCGACCCGGTCTGCGTGGTGAGTGCATCCTTCGCGCGTCAGTACTTCGGTGTCGAAGACGCACTCGGACACACCGTGATGCTGAGGGTCGACAATACGCGGCAAGTGCCGTTGCGCGTGGTGGGGGTCGTGGGCGACGTCCGCCAACGTGGCCCTGCCGAGCCATCGCCGCCGATCCTTTACACCGCGCTGGCCCAGGTGCCCGAAGCGATGTGGTCCATCATGCGGGAGTTCGGTCCGCTCAACGTCGCGGTTCACCTGCGACCGGGCACCGGATTGAACGACGGCACCCTGCGCGACGTGGTCAACGAGGTGGCGCCCGGTCAGCCAATTTCCAACCTGCGTACCCTCGAGACCGTAGTGGCCTCTACGACGGCCGCGCAACGCCTCAACCTGCTGCTTGTCGGGCTGTTCGCCGGACTGGCGCTGCTGTTGGCGTCGGTCGGCCTGTATGCGGTGATGTCCGTGGCCGTGGCGGCGCACCGACACGACTACGGCGTTCGTGCCGCCTTGGGCGCGACACGTCATCGTCTGTTGTTCACGGTCATTCGTTCCGCGGCCCTGCAAGTGGGGCTGGGCCTGGCGGTGGGTCTGGCCGCGTCGATGGTGTTGTCGCGCCTGCTCACCAGCTTCCTTTTTGGCGTCCAGGCGCTCGACCCGCTGGCGATCGGCGCCGTCCTGCTGGTTCTCGGCCTGTCGGCCTTGCTTGCCAGTGTGCCTCCCGCATGGCGCGCCGCGCGCGTGCGGCCGATGCAAGCACTGCGCATCGACTAG
- a CDS encoding ABC transporter ATP-binding protein: MNTPLIRLEGLGKVFHTDDVETHALSDVSLDIGAGDFVAITGPSGCGKSTLLSMLGLLDSPTAGRFLLDGADVAGLDLRSQARVRNAKIGFIFQAFNLIADLTVEENVALPLTFRDDYRRDVAQRRVREVLDQVGMSHRHRHYPGQLSGGQQQRVAVARALVGEPRILLADEPSGNLDSRNGEAVMQLLEQLNRNGATLCMVTHDPAFARRADRVVHMLDGCIVDEDTFERLRGEEDHAMPMIREALP, from the coding sequence ATGAATACACCTCTTATCCGCCTGGAAGGCCTGGGCAAGGTGTTCCACACCGACGACGTCGAGACGCATGCGCTCTCGGACGTATCGCTGGATATCGGCGCGGGTGACTTCGTGGCGATCACCGGGCCGTCCGGCTGCGGCAAGTCCACCTTGTTGTCGATGCTGGGCCTGCTCGACTCGCCGACCGCCGGGCGCTTCCTGCTCGATGGCGCCGACGTAGCCGGGCTCGACCTGCGCAGTCAGGCACGGGTGCGCAACGCCAAGATCGGCTTTATCTTCCAGGCCTTCAACCTCATTGCCGACCTCACGGTGGAGGAGAACGTCGCGCTGCCGCTGACCTTTCGTGACGACTACCGTCGCGACGTCGCTCAGCGTCGCGTCCGCGAGGTGCTCGATCAGGTGGGCATGAGTCACCGTCACCGCCATTACCCAGGGCAGCTCTCCGGCGGTCAGCAGCAGCGTGTGGCGGTAGCGCGCGCCCTGGTGGGCGAACCGCGCATCCTGCTGGCGGACGAGCCGTCGGGCAATCTCGACTCGCGTAACGGCGAAGCCGTGATGCAGCTACTCGAACAGCTCAACCGTAACGGCGCCACCCTGTGTATGGTGACCCACGATCCCGCCTTCGCCCGACGCGCCGACCGGGTGGTGCACATGCTCGACGGCTGCATCGTCGACGAAGACACCTTCGAGCGCCTGCGTGGTGAAGAAGACCATGCCATGCCGATGATTCGCGAGGCACTGCCATGA
- a CDS encoding efflux RND transporter periplasmic adaptor subunit, with protein MDIAKSPASSLRRPRTLWLAGGAATLILALVATLALGKAAPTVVRSDIWIGTAEQGEMKREIRANGTLVPRQIRWITAGAAATVQQVVVEPGARVQADTLILQLVNPELQADFEKQKAALAGAEAGVAAQKALLRSQLLDAQAVQTQAESDLLTADIKRVANERAFSKGAAAEIEVKQSKITVEQDQKRLAIQSQRVTAIRANIEAQLRAEEAKRDQAARALDIARQQVNSLGVRAGIDGILQQVDVEPGQQIASGAKLARVARPDDLIARLQVPEALASDLALDLPVDIDTRNGKVAGRLIRVDPSVRNGSVTVDVAFDTPLPAGARPELSVEGRVVLGTLPNVVNVGRPYGASSDGVGSLFVIHPGESQAHRVPVRYGAMSSDRAAVLEGLRAGDQAILSDTSQWNGYDTLRIR; from the coding sequence ATGGACATCGCCAAATCTCCCGCCTCCTCGCTTCGTCGCCCACGCACGTTATGGCTTGCCGGGGGCGCAGCCACCCTGATCCTCGCTTTGGTCGCCACGCTGGCCCTCGGCAAAGCCGCCCCCACGGTCGTGCGCTCCGACATCTGGATTGGCACCGCCGAGCAGGGTGAGATGAAGCGCGAGATCCGCGCCAACGGCACGCTGGTGCCGAGGCAGATTCGTTGGATCACGGCGGGTGCTGCGGCGACCGTGCAGCAGGTGGTGGTCGAGCCGGGTGCACGCGTGCAGGCCGACACCTTGATCCTGCAACTGGTCAATCCCGAGTTGCAGGCCGATTTCGAGAAGCAGAAGGCCGCGCTGGCCGGTGCCGAGGCGGGGGTCGCTGCGCAGAAAGCGCTCCTGCGATCGCAGCTGCTCGATGCGCAGGCCGTACAGACCCAAGCGGAGTCCGACCTGCTCACGGCGGACATCAAGCGGGTGGCCAACGAGCGTGCGTTCTCGAAGGGCGCTGCTGCCGAGATCGAGGTCAAGCAAAGCAAGATCACGGTGGAACAGGATCAGAAGCGTCTCGCCATCCAGAGTCAGCGGGTTACGGCCATTCGCGCCAACATTGAGGCGCAGCTGCGTGCGGAGGAAGCCAAGCGCGACCAGGCGGCCCGCGCGCTGGACATCGCCCGTCAGCAGGTGAATTCGCTGGGCGTGCGGGCCGGCATCGACGGCATCCTGCAGCAGGTGGATGTGGAACCCGGTCAGCAGATCGCCTCGGGCGCCAAGCTGGCGAGGGTCGCCCGTCCCGATGACCTCATCGCCCGTTTGCAAGTGCCCGAGGCGCTGGCGAGCGATCTTGCCCTCGACCTGCCTGTCGATATCGACACACGAAACGGCAAGGTTGCCGGGCGCCTGATACGTGTCGACCCGTCGGTGCGCAATGGCAGCGTCACCGTCGATGTCGCCTTCGACACGCCGCTGCCTGCGGGCGCGCGGCCCGAGCTCTCGGTGGAAGGCCGTGTCGTGCTGGGCACCCTGCCGAACGTGGTGAATGTCGGCCGGCCCTACGGAGCATCGTCCGATGGCGTCGGATCGCTGTTCGTCATCCACCCGGGGGAAAGCCAGGCGCATCGCGTCCCGGTGCGCTATGGCGCGATGTCCAGTGACCGCGCGGCCGTGCTCGAGGGCCTGCGTGCCGGCGACCAGGCCATTCTTTCGGACACCAGCCAATGGAACGGCTATGACACCCTACGCATACGCTGA
- a CDS encoding glycoside hydrolase family 27 protein gives MNSILRGAIVSALMCVAAVAAAPVKADETPSVLPQMGFNNWNSTHCRAEFDEGMIRGVADKFISLGLKDAGYQYVNIDDCWANWQRDKDGHLQPNPKRFPSGITALADYIHERGLKFGLYSSAGTSTCEPLEENRGFPGGLGHEKDDAKTFASWHVDYLKYDNCNNQKVDAHKRYTAMAEALRGSGRHIFFSMCEWGENKPWLWAGKDPVDAGSWRTTGDISDNYASMLKIFKQNVVLDGYAHLGHWNDPDMLEVGNGGMTDVEYRSHFSLWSIMASPLLIGTDLRTVKPDALQILLNKDVIAIDQDPLGVQGKQVRDADGIHVIVKPLKDGGRAVAVFNEADTAKDVMVAATEIGLKTGGSHTVRDLWAHTDAKGDGSIKTKLEPHATVIYRISK, from the coding sequence ATGAACAGCATCCTGCGAGGCGCGATCGTTTCCGCCCTCATGTGTGTCGCGGCCGTCGCCGCCGCGCCGGTCAAGGCGGACGAGACGCCCTCCGTCCTCCCACAGATGGGCTTCAACAACTGGAACTCCACCCACTGCCGTGCCGAGTTCGATGAAGGCATGATCCGCGGCGTGGCCGACAAATTCATCAGCCTCGGGCTGAAGGATGCCGGCTACCAGTACGTCAACATCGACGACTGCTGGGCCAACTGGCAGCGCGACAAGGACGGCCACCTGCAGCCGAACCCGAAGCGTTTCCCGAGTGGCATCACCGCCCTGGCCGACTACATCCACGAGCGCGGGCTGAAGTTCGGCCTCTACTCCAGCGCGGGCACCTCGACCTGCGAGCCGCTCGAGGAGAACCGCGGCTTCCCGGGCGGCCTGGGTCACGAAAAGGACGATGCGAAGACCTTCGCCTCCTGGCATGTCGACTACCTCAAGTACGACAACTGCAATAACCAGAAGGTGGACGCGCATAAGCGTTACACCGCCATGGCCGAAGCCCTGCGCGGCAGCGGCCGGCATATCTTCTTCAGCATGTGCGAGTGGGGCGAGAACAAGCCGTGGCTCTGGGCCGGCAAGGACCCTGTCGATGCGGGCTCCTGGCGCACCACCGGCGACATCAGCGACAACTACGCCTCGATGCTGAAGATCTTCAAGCAGAACGTCGTCCTCGATGGCTACGCACATCTCGGCCATTGGAACGACCCGGACATGCTCGAAGTGGGTAACGGCGGCATGACCGATGTCGAGTATCGCAGCCACTTCAGCCTGTGGTCGATCATGGCCTCGCCGCTGCTGATCGGCACCGACCTGCGCACCGTGAAGCCTGACGCGCTGCAGATCCTGCTCAACAAGGACGTCATCGCGATCGATCAGGATCCGCTCGGCGTGCAGGGCAAGCAGGTGCGTGACGCGGATGGTATCCACGTCATCGTCAAGCCGCTGAAGGATGGTGGCCGCGCCGTGGCGGTGTTCAATGAAGCCGATACAGCGAAGGACGTCATGGTCGCGGCCACCGAGATCGGCCTGAAGACTGGCGGAAGCCACACTGTGCGCGATCTCTGGGCGCACACGGATGCGAAGGGTGACGGCTCGATCAAGACGAAGCTGGAACCGCATGCGACGGTGATTTACCGCATCAGTAAGTAA
- a CDS encoding glycoside hydrolase family 35 protein produces MASVLFMGALSCGMASAVPAASGQPMSIEKGHFVLDGKPFRIVSGEMHYARVPREYWRDRLKMAKAMGLNTITTYVFWNAHEATPGHFDFSGQNDVAEFVREAKEEGLYVILRPGPYVCSEWEFGGLPAWLLKDPNVKVRSTDPKFMEPAQRWLHRMGQELAPLQLSRGGNIIDVQVENEYGSFGTDTAYMEQIRKGIVDGGFNASLLSTSDSAETPGSLPGVLQVINFGVGHAQKKFEKLHTWQPGGPYMVGEYWIGWFDHWGAPHHVEPAKKVADELSWMLKQGYSVNFYMFHGGTSFGWMNGANWDDNSYQPDVTSYDYDSPLDESGRPTPKYLAARAVIARETGVSLPPVPATPPTQAIEGIRLGESVSLWDSLPAPVSSAEPRTMESFDQAYGDILYRKRVDADVSGELLVDTLHDYAQVYVNGKRVGTLDRRLKQDRLKLALHKGDTLDLLVQNDGRINFGEKMLNERKGILGPVSLAGKPLHDWQNYSLPFTDSASLHYTSAACQHAPCFYRATFDAPVAGSAAADTFLDTAGLGKGFVWLNGHALGRTWSIGPQRTLYVPGVWLKPRGNQIVVLDLLVEGAPVLSTRKHPILGTTTVGIP; encoded by the coding sequence GTGGCCTCCGTGCTGTTCATGGGCGCCCTGTCGTGTGGCATGGCATCCGCGGTGCCTGCCGCATCCGGCCAGCCGATGAGCATCGAGAAGGGACACTTCGTCCTCGACGGCAAACCGTTCCGCATCGTCTCCGGCGAGATGCATTACGCCCGCGTACCCCGTGAGTACTGGCGGGATCGCCTGAAGATGGCCAAGGCCATGGGCCTGAATACCATTACGACGTATGTGTTCTGGAACGCGCACGAAGCGACCCCGGGTCACTTCGATTTCAGCGGACAGAACGATGTCGCCGAGTTCGTTCGTGAGGCGAAGGAGGAGGGGCTGTACGTGATCCTGCGTCCTGGCCCTTACGTGTGTTCCGAGTGGGAGTTTGGTGGCTTGCCTGCGTGGCTGCTGAAGGACCCCAACGTCAAGGTGCGTAGCACCGACCCGAAATTCATGGAGCCTGCCCAGCGCTGGTTGCACCGGATGGGCCAGGAACTGGCACCGCTGCAACTGAGCCGCGGCGGCAACATCATCGACGTACAGGTCGAGAACGAGTACGGCAGCTTTGGCACCGACACCGCGTATATGGAGCAGATCCGCAAGGGGATCGTCGATGGCGGGTTCAACGCCTCGCTGCTCAGCACGTCCGATAGCGCGGAAACACCCGGATCCTTGCCCGGCGTCCTGCAGGTCATCAACTTCGGCGTGGGCCACGCTCAGAAGAAGTTCGAGAAGCTGCATACCTGGCAGCCCGGTGGCCCCTACATGGTTGGCGAGTACTGGATTGGCTGGTTCGACCACTGGGGTGCACCGCACCACGTCGAGCCCGCCAAGAAGGTCGCCGACGAACTGTCATGGATGTTGAAGCAGGGCTATTCGGTCAACTTCTACATGTTCCATGGCGGTACCTCGTTCGGCTGGATGAACGGCGCGAACTGGGACGACAATAGCTACCAGCCCGACGTCACCAGCTACGACTACGACAGTCCCCTCGACGAGAGCGGGCGTCCCACGCCGAAGTACCTTGCCGCGCGCGCCGTGATCGCCAGGGAAACCGGCGTCTCGCTGCCGCCCGTGCCCGCCACGCCGCCGACCCAGGCGATCGAGGGCATTCGGCTGGGTGAGTCCGTGTCCTTGTGGGATAGCTTGCCTGCGCCGGTATCCTCGGCCGAGCCGAGAACCATGGAGTCGTTCGACCAGGCGTATGGCGACATCCTCTATCGCAAGCGCGTCGACGCCGATGTATCCGGCGAGTTGCTTGTCGACACCTTGCACGACTATGCGCAGGTCTACGTCAACGGCAAGCGCGTCGGCACGCTCGATCGCCGGTTGAAGCAGGACCGCCTGAAGCTCGCCTTGCACAAGGGCGACACGCTGGACCTGCTGGTGCAGAACGATGGGCGCATCAACTTCGGCGAGAAAATGCTGAACGAGCGCAAGGGCATCCTTGGGCCCGTCAGCCTGGCCGGTAAGCCGCTGCATGACTGGCAGAACTACTCACTGCCATTCACCGATAGCGCATCGCTGCACTACACCTCGGCGGCCTGCCAGCATGCGCCGTGCTTCTACCGCGCCACGTTCGACGCACCGGTTGCCGGCAGCGCCGCGGCGGATACGTTCCTGGACACGGCGGGTTTGGGTAAGGGCTTCGTCTGGCTCAACGGCCATGCGCTGGGTCGTACCTGGAGCATCGGTCCGCAACGGACGCTGTACGTACCCGGGGTGTGGCTCAAGCCGCGCGGCAATCAGATCGTGGTGCTCGACCTGCTGGTGGAAGGTGCGCCTGTGCTCAGCACGCGCAAGCACCCCATCCTCGGCACGACCACGGTGGGCATCCCATGA